Proteins found in one Tsukamurella paurometabola DSM 20162 genomic segment:
- a CDS encoding AraC family transcriptional regulator, whose protein sequence is MTATALPETCATASTLWVSPATAVYLGASLGLAPHSTSVHCLVLGVDGPVTVRVDGREDVVARSVLVPPRVVHRVVIAPGSRILFCYNDANADHSRTLVHTMRERSGGFGLHHSDERRLLDLCAAPEPDGARILATAFPSLGGALDERIARTVERILHDPTRHAADALAQAENLSRAHFLRLFGGQTGTSFRRYRLWARMLHAAAAIADGADLTRAAAEAGFASPSHFSDSFLRMFGLTATTLTRSGARLVVSDAPAGWRS, encoded by the coding sequence GTGACCGCCACCGCGCTTCCAGAAACGTGCGCTACCGCGAGCACCCTGTGGGTCTCGCCGGCCACTGCGGTCTACCTCGGCGCTTCGCTCGGTCTGGCGCCCCATTCGACCTCGGTGCACTGCCTGGTGCTCGGCGTCGACGGCCCGGTCACGGTGCGAGTCGATGGGCGCGAGGACGTGGTTGCACGCAGCGTGCTCGTGCCGCCCCGCGTGGTCCACCGGGTGGTGATCGCGCCCGGCTCCCGAATCCTCTTCTGCTACAACGATGCGAACGCCGATCACAGTCGGACGCTGGTTCACACGATGCGCGAGCGGTCCGGAGGATTCGGCCTGCATCACTCCGATGAGCGGCGCCTGCTCGACCTCTGCGCGGCCCCGGAACCCGATGGTGCGCGAATTCTGGCGACCGCCTTCCCGTCGCTGGGCGGAGCGCTCGACGAGCGGATTGCGCGGACCGTCGAACGAATTCTGCACGACCCCACGCGCCACGCCGCCGATGCTCTGGCCCAGGCGGAGAACCTCTCGCGCGCCCATTTCCTGCGTCTGTTCGGAGGCCAGACCGGAACCAGCTTCCGGCGCTACCGACTCTGGGCCCGGATGCTGCACGCCGCCGCCGCGATCGCCGACGGTGCCGACCTCACCCGCGCCGCCGCCGAGGCCGGCTTCGCCTCGCCATCGCACTTCAGCGACTCGTTTCTCCGGATGTTCGGGCTGACCGCCACGACTCTCACCCGGTCCGGGGCGAGGCTCGTGGTGAGCGACGCCCCGGCCGGGTGGAGATCGTGA
- a CDS encoding DUF3145 domain-containing protein: MQQLSQFAEVTTGVVWIHAAPAALCPHVEWALSRTLDARATLKWTAQEAVPGMQRAVVDWVGPVGSGARMANTLREWNSLRFEVTEDPSEGVDGERFCYAPGLGLWRGTMSASGDTLLGEAQLRSLMLEQGGEGLQTAIDSLLGTAWDDALEPFRMGGQGAEVTWLSQAVG, translated from the coding sequence ATGCAGCAGCTGAGTCAGTTTGCAGAGGTGACGACGGGTGTCGTCTGGATTCACGCCGCACCTGCTGCACTGTGCCCGCACGTGGAGTGGGCACTGTCGAGGACCCTCGATGCGCGAGCCACGCTCAAGTGGACCGCGCAGGAGGCCGTCCCCGGTATGCAGCGCGCCGTCGTCGACTGGGTTGGCCCGGTCGGCTCCGGTGCGCGGATGGCGAACACGCTCCGGGAGTGGAACTCCCTGCGGTTCGAGGTCACCGAAGATCCCTCCGAGGGGGTCGACGGTGAGCGGTTCTGCTATGCCCCGGGTCTGGGCCTGTGGCGTGGCACGATGAGCGCGTCGGGTGACACGTTGCTCGGCGAGGCCCAGTTGCGCTCGCTCATGCTCGAACAGGGCGGCGAGGGGCTGCAGACCGCCATCGATTCCCTCCTGGGCACCGCCTGGGACGACGCACTCGAGCCCTTCCGCATGGGTGGACAGGGCGCCGAGGTCACCTGGCTGTCGCAGGCCGTCGGCTGA
- a CDS encoding serine hydrolase domain-containing protein yields the protein MSLAELAQWPVENAAGALLRTDDARTVDGYGDLDAEYELASVTKLLVAYGILVAIEEEAIRLDQPVGPPGSTVEHLLAHASGLAFDSDEVVAAPATQRIYSSYGYELVARLVEEETGIGFPDYLREAVFGPLGMTRSSLPGPAGHGARSTVADLTRFAAEVAAPTLLDPRTVGGACTVHFPGLAGFVPGYGKFIQNTWGLGFEIKGDKRPHWTGTRNSPRTVGHFGQAGTYLWIDPDLQLAAVILTDRPFGAWAKPLWSEFNDRLISQELQGV from the coding sequence ATGAGTCTCGCGGAACTGGCGCAGTGGCCGGTGGAGAATGCAGCCGGAGCGCTGTTGCGCACGGACGATGCGCGCACCGTCGACGGCTACGGCGATCTCGACGCGGAGTATGAACTCGCTTCTGTCACCAAGCTTCTCGTGGCCTACGGGATCCTCGTCGCGATCGAAGAGGAGGCGATCCGGCTGGACCAGCCGGTGGGGCCGCCGGGGAGTACCGTCGAGCACCTGCTGGCCCACGCCTCTGGGCTCGCGTTCGATTCCGACGAAGTGGTGGCCGCGCCGGCGACACAACGGATCTACAGCTCCTACGGCTACGAGCTGGTGGCCCGTCTGGTGGAGGAGGAGACCGGTATCGGATTCCCCGACTACCTCCGCGAGGCCGTCTTCGGCCCCCTCGGAATGACTCGCAGCAGCCTGCCCGGCCCCGCAGGCCACGGAGCCCGCTCGACGGTGGCCGACCTGACGCGCTTCGCTGCCGAGGTGGCCGCCCCTACTTTGCTGGACCCGCGCACCGTCGGGGGTGCGTGCACGGTCCACTTCCCAGGCCTCGCCGGCTTCGTCCCCGGATACGGCAAATTCATCCAGAACACCTGGGGGCTCGGCTTCGAGATCAAGGGCGACAAACGCCCGCACTGGACGGGAACCCGGAACTCGCCGCGCACCGTCGGGCACTTCGGGCAGGCGGGGACGTATCTGTGGATCGACCCCGATCTGCAGCTCGCAGCGGTGATCCTCACCGACCGGCCGTTCGGTGCGTGGGCTAAACCCCTGTGGTCCGAGTTCAACGACCGCCTGATTTCTCAGGAACTACAAGGCGTGTAA
- a CDS encoding hemophore-related protein: protein MQTWKFAAATAFTGTLIAAPVATAAAAPADPVPGTQCTVAQVERAVTDLAPEAIPMLNQVPGGRATAEQVLTLPPAERNARLHQLANQNPQLAAFYNANQGEINKRINLVVSNCAKY, encoded by the coding sequence ATGCAGACTTGGAAATTCGCCGCCGCTACCGCGTTCACCGGCACTCTGATCGCCGCCCCCGTGGCCACCGCCGCAGCCGCCCCCGCCGATCCCGTCCCCGGCACGCAGTGCACCGTCGCGCAGGTCGAGCGAGCGGTGACCGATCTCGCACCCGAGGCGATCCCGATGCTGAACCAGGTTCCGGGTGGCCGCGCCACCGCCGAGCAGGTGCTCACCCTCCCGCCGGCCGAGCGCAATGCCCGCCTGCACCAACTCGCGAACCAGAATCCCCAGCTCGCCGCGTTCTACAACGCGAACCAGGGCGAGATCAACAAGCGGATCAACCTGGTCGTGAGCAACTGCGCGAAGTACTGA
- a CDS encoding YggS family pyridoxal phosphate-dependent enzyme, whose product MTSYPPAQTVGEFAANLAAVRARIDAAATRAGRAPSDVRLLPVSKTVPQDRLRLAVAAGCTELGENKVQEAKRKSEELADLAVAWAVIGHLQTNKAKDVAAFAAEFQALDSVRVAEALDRRLQAAGRGLDVYVQVNTSAEESKYGLSPGAVPDFLRELPAFASLRVRGFMTLAEFSADEARVRKCFRVLRRVRDRALDVDSGLTELSMGMSGDYEIAIEEGATCVRVGQAIFGSRSLPDSHYWPTGG is encoded by the coding sequence ATGACCTCGTACCCACCCGCGCAGACCGTCGGCGAGTTCGCGGCGAACCTCGCCGCGGTGCGGGCGCGGATCGACGCGGCGGCTACCCGAGCCGGTCGCGCACCGTCGGACGTGCGGTTGCTCCCGGTGAGCAAGACGGTGCCGCAGGACCGGCTGCGTCTCGCGGTAGCGGCGGGCTGTACTGAGCTGGGGGAGAACAAGGTTCAGGAGGCCAAACGGAAGTCGGAGGAGCTGGCCGACCTGGCTGTGGCGTGGGCGGTGATCGGGCACCTGCAGACCAACAAGGCGAAAGACGTGGCCGCGTTCGCCGCAGAGTTCCAGGCTCTCGACAGTGTGCGCGTGGCCGAAGCGCTCGATCGCCGGCTGCAAGCGGCCGGACGCGGCCTCGATGTGTATGTGCAGGTGAACACTTCGGCGGAGGAGTCGAAGTATGGGCTCAGCCCCGGCGCGGTGCCCGATTTCCTGCGCGAACTGCCCGCGTTCGCGTCGCTGCGCGTACGCGGATTCATGACCCTGGCCGAGTTCTCGGCCGACGAGGCCCGCGTACGCAAATGCTTCCGGGTGTTGCGCCGCGTACGGGACCGCGCCCTCGACGTGGACTCAGGGCTGACGGAGTTGTCGATGGGAATGTCGGGCGATTACGAGATCGCCATCGAGGAGGGTGCGACCTGCGTACGCGTGGGGCAGGCGATCTTCGGTTCCCGCTCCCTCCCCGACAGTCACTACTGGCCCACCGGCGGCTGA
- a CDS encoding adenylate/guanylate cyclase domain-containing protein produces the protein MADDALDVPAHDSGDAAPEPKKSVFAAGARAAHAANHSKTVAGIVRVARENLPGGPKKDLFHPDAESTERLSNLIDRIVGDEPTVTRELGNLATATWQALISRRDRDYLPPRPVTIMFTDLVSFSTWALHRDDDDIVRLLHAVNKTTKDLVERHGGVIVKTMGDGALAAFDGDTAIEAAYEVIEAVGMIDVADGYRPTLRAGLHTGTPRQVKGDLIGVDVNIAARVAEAANGGEVLASETVFTVAERDRYQVRPRRFKAKGAPQKLQVFSVRPLY, from the coding sequence ATGGCCGACGACGCACTCGACGTGCCCGCTCACGACTCCGGTGATGCGGCGCCCGAGCCGAAGAAGTCCGTCTTCGCCGCGGGGGCCCGCGCCGCCCACGCGGCCAATCACAGCAAGACGGTCGCCGGCATCGTCCGGGTCGCCCGCGAGAACCTGCCCGGTGGTCCCAAGAAGGATCTGTTCCACCCTGATGCCGAATCCACCGAACGGCTCTCGAACCTCATCGACCGCATCGTCGGCGACGAACCCACCGTCACCCGGGAACTCGGCAATCTGGCCACCGCGACCTGGCAGGCGCTGATCAGCCGTCGCGACCGCGACTACTTGCCGCCGCGTCCGGTCACCATCATGTTCACCGACCTCGTGAGTTTCTCGACCTGGGCTCTGCATCGCGATGACGACGACATCGTCCGGCTGCTGCACGCCGTCAACAAGACCACCAAGGACCTCGTGGAGCGCCACGGCGGCGTCATCGTCAAGACCATGGGCGACGGGGCCCTCGCCGCCTTCGACGGCGATACCGCTATCGAAGCGGCGTACGAGGTGATCGAAGCGGTCGGAATGATCGACGTGGCCGACGGCTACCGGCCGACCCTGCGCGCGGGCCTGCACACCGGCACGCCACGACAGGTGAAGGGCGACCTCATCGGTGTCGACGTCAACATCGCGGCCCGGGTCGCCGAGGCCGCGAACGGGGGAGAAGTGCTCGCCTCCGAGACGGTCTTCACCGTCGCAGAAAGGGATCGCTACCAGGTGCGACCTCGCCGATTCAAGGCGAAAGGGGCCCCGCAGAAGCTCCAGGTCTTCTCTGTGCGCCCCCTGTACTGA